A genomic segment from Geitlerinema sp. PCC 7407 encodes:
- the hoxU gene encoding bidirectional hydrogenase complex protein HoxU, with translation MSVKTLKIDGVDVAIEEGSTVLQAAKEAGVAIPTLCHLEGVSDVGACRLCMVEIEGTSKLSPACVTQVAEGMHVHTSSPKLQEYRRMVVELLFTEGNHVCSICVANGNCELQDVAIQVGMDHARFPYRFPDRKVDISHPMFALDHNRCILCTRCVRVCDEIEGAHVWDVAQRGENCYIVSGLNQPWGEVDACTSCGKCVDACPTGSLFRRGETTGEKVGDRGKLEFLVTAREKHEWTR, from the coding sequence ATGTCAGTCAAAACGCTCAAAATTGACGGCGTGGATGTTGCCATCGAAGAAGGCAGCACCGTGCTCCAGGCGGCCAAAGAAGCGGGCGTCGCCATTCCCACCCTGTGTCACCTAGAAGGGGTCTCCGACGTCGGGGCCTGCCGGCTGTGCATGGTCGAAATCGAAGGCACCTCCAAGCTCTCTCCGGCCTGCGTCACCCAGGTGGCGGAGGGCATGCACGTGCACACCAGCAGCCCCAAGCTCCAGGAGTATCGCCGGATGGTGGTGGAGCTGCTGTTTACCGAAGGCAATCACGTCTGCTCGATCTGCGTTGCCAATGGCAACTGCGAGCTGCAAGATGTGGCGATCCAGGTGGGTATGGATCACGCGCGCTTTCCCTATCGCTTCCCCGATCGCAAGGTCGATATTTCTCACCCCATGTTCGCCCTCGACCACAACCGCTGTATCCTCTGTACCCGGTGCGTGCGGGTATGCGATGAGATCGAGGGCGCCCACGTCTGGGACGTCGCCCAGCGCGGCGAGAACTGCTACATCGTCTCGGGCCTCAATCAGCCCTGGGGCGAGGTAGACGCCTGCACCTCCTGCGGCAAGTGCGTGGACGCCTGCCCCACCGGATCTCTCTTCCGGCGCGGCGAGACCACCGGGGAGAAAGTGGGCGATCGCGGCAAGCTCGAATTTTTGGTCACGGCACGGGAGAAGCACGAATGGACAAGATAA